Proteins found in one Methylobacter sp. S3L5C genomic segment:
- a CDS encoding efflux RND transporter permease subunit, producing the protein MAKFFINRPIVAMVIAILMVILGLVAMAGLPIAQFPNLAPPEIQVSTTYNGADALTMEQSVATPIEQQMSGVDNMTYMYSINTNSGNTNLRVDFDVSTDPNTDQILAQMRETQAASQLPSAVNNFGVTVQKSTVAPLLMFALYSPKGTYDNVFLANYAYINLNDKLTRIKGISTVSVFGAGQYAMRIWVKPDKLASLDITIPEIVNAIQAQNTVNPAGQVGGEPIPNGQEFTYALRAQGRLQTEEDFGNVILRVDKTGSTVRIKDVGRIELGAQNYAVSSRLNGQPTALIALYQLPGSNALDAANGAKALMAEQKKSFPADFDYAVALDTTLAVTEGIDDIVQTLFEALALVIIVVYLFLQSWRATLIPLLAVPVALIGTFAFFPMFGFSINTLSLFGLVLAVGLVIDDAIVVVEAVEHHIEEGLSPKDASFKAMEEVSGPVIAIAIILAAVFVPTAFIPGITGRLYQPFALTIAISVALSAFNALTLTPALCALLLKPKPKQKSTNLLQRFFDSFNRIFGRITDGYVGVCGTLIRRSFFGLMLLLALTLCAGFLGNKIPASFLPDEDQGYIYGALQLPNASSLQRTSEMASQVEEVLKNTAGVQYYSTVLGYNMLSQANTTYNAFFFITLKDWAERKAPNEQYTAIKLAINKELSKLPGGVALVFPPPAIPGVGTSGGVSFVLEDRSGDTVQFLADNTEKFIKAAQQRPELAGVFTTLIAATPQLYVDVDKDKVIKQGVNLADVYQTMQYYMGSGFINYFNRFGRQWQVYLEAEGEYRKTPEPLGQFYVRNKNGTTVPLSALTTVRETSGPEFTMRYNLYRSALINASAKPGYTSAQAMQALEEVFAETMPSTMGYDYMGMSYQEKIAQQGLSPMVIFGFSLLCVFLILAALYESWSLPFSVLLSTPVAIFGAFAALMLGQYANNVYAQIGLVMLIGLAAKNAILIVEFTKMGVDQGKPLVEATLAGARLRLRPILMTSLAFILGCVPLALADGAGALGRQVIGYVVIGGMTAASFIAIFLIPLSFYTVEKLSNRGKPEAVADSQQEHKNDQE; encoded by the coding sequence ATGGCCAAATTCTTTATAAATCGACCTATCGTAGCGATGGTAATAGCCATTCTTATGGTTATTCTTGGTCTGGTGGCAATGGCGGGTTTGCCGATTGCCCAGTTTCCCAATTTAGCGCCGCCTGAAATTCAAGTGAGCACCACTTATAACGGTGCTGACGCCCTGACCATGGAACAATCGGTGGCAACCCCTATTGAACAGCAAATGTCAGGGGTCGATAACATGACCTACATGTATTCCATTAACACCAATAGTGGTAATACCAATTTACGGGTCGATTTTGATGTCAGCACTGACCCAAATACCGACCAAATTCTTGCGCAAATGCGCGAAACTCAAGCAGCTTCCCAGCTTCCTTCTGCGGTTAATAATTTCGGCGTAACCGTGCAAAAGTCTACCGTCGCCCCACTATTGATGTTTGCCTTGTATTCACCCAAAGGCACATATGACAATGTTTTTCTGGCTAATTATGCTTACATCAATCTTAATGACAAGCTGACCCGTATTAAAGGGATCTCCACGGTTTCAGTTTTTGGTGCCGGTCAGTATGCCATGCGTATTTGGGTAAAACCCGACAAGTTGGCATCGCTGGATATTACTATCCCGGAAATTGTTAATGCCATTCAAGCGCAAAACACGGTTAATCCGGCCGGACAAGTCGGCGGCGAACCCATACCTAACGGTCAGGAATTTACCTATGCCTTGCGCGCACAAGGACGTTTGCAAACCGAAGAGGATTTTGGCAACGTTATTTTACGTGTAGATAAAACCGGCTCAACGGTACGTATTAAAGACGTTGGTCGAATTGAATTAGGAGCACAAAATTACGCAGTTTCCAGTCGTTTAAACGGACAGCCCACCGCACTAATTGCGCTTTATCAATTGCCCGGCTCCAATGCTCTCGATGCCGCTAACGGTGCCAAGGCCTTAATGGCCGAACAAAAAAAGAGCTTCCCGGCTGATTTTGATTATGCCGTAGCGCTGGATACTACGCTGGCAGTGACTGAGGGGATTGATGATATTGTGCAAACGCTATTTGAAGCCTTGGCGCTGGTTATTATCGTCGTCTATCTGTTTTTGCAAAGTTGGCGGGCTACGCTGATTCCCTTACTGGCTGTGCCGGTGGCTTTAATCGGTACATTTGCATTTTTTCCAATGTTTGGTTTTTCCATTAATACGTTATCCCTGTTCGGTCTGGTACTGGCTGTCGGTTTGGTGATTGATGATGCGATAGTCGTAGTGGAAGCAGTAGAGCACCATATCGAGGAAGGTCTATCGCCTAAAGATGCTTCGTTTAAAGCCATGGAGGAAGTTTCAGGTCCGGTTATTGCCATTGCCATAATTCTGGCTGCGGTATTTGTGCCAACGGCTTTTATTCCAGGCATTACCGGACGTCTTTATCAGCCGTTTGCATTAACAATAGCCATATCAGTGGCACTGTCGGCATTTAACGCCTTAACCTTAACACCGGCTCTGTGTGCCTTACTGCTTAAGCCAAAACCAAAGCAAAAAAGCACCAATCTGTTACAACGATTTTTTGATAGCTTTAACCGTATTTTTGGTCGCATTACCGACGGTTACGTTGGCGTTTGCGGTACCCTCATTCGTCGCAGTTTTTTTGGATTAATGCTTTTGCTGGCGCTAACGTTGTGTGCCGGTTTCTTAGGCAATAAAATCCCTGCCAGTTTTTTACCGGATGAAGACCAAGGCTATATCTATGGTGCCTTACAACTGCCAAATGCCTCATCGCTGCAAAGGACTAGTGAAATGGCCAGCCAAGTTGAAGAAGTGTTAAAAAACACCGCGGGTGTTCAATACTATTCAACCGTACTTGGCTACAACATGCTTAGTCAGGCCAACACGACCTACAACGCATTTTTCTTTATTACCCTAAAAGATTGGGCAGAGCGTAAAGCGCCAAATGAGCAATACACGGCCATTAAATTAGCCATTAATAAAGAATTAAGCAAACTGCCCGGAGGTGTCGCTTTAGTATTTCCACCGCCTGCCATTCCGGGTGTAGGAACCTCGGGCGGAGTCAGCTTTGTGCTTGAAGACAGAAGCGGTGATACCGTTCAGTTTTTAGCCGACAATACTGAAAAATTTATTAAAGCCGCGCAACAACGTCCTGAATTGGCGGGGGTTTTTACGACACTGATAGCCGCAACTCCGCAATTATATGTCGATGTCGATAAAGATAAGGTTATTAAACAAGGTGTAAATTTGGCTGATGTTTATCAGACCATGCAGTATTACATGGGTAGTGGTTTTATTAATTACTTTAACCGCTTTGGTCGGCAATGGCAGGTTTATCTCGAAGCTGAAGGCGAATACAGAAAAACACCAGAGCCCTTGGGTCAGTTTTATGTCCGCAATAAAAATGGTACAACCGTGCCTTTATCGGCATTGACCACTGTTCGTGAAACCAGTGGCCCGGAATTTACCATGCGTTATAACCTGTATAGAAGCGCCCTGATTAATGCCTCAGCCAAGCCGGGTTATACCTCGGCACAAGCGATGCAGGCACTGGAGGAAGTCTTTGCCGAAACCATGCCATCAACAATGGGCTACGACTACATGGGCATGAGTTATCAGGAAAAAATTGCCCAGCAAGGACTATCACCAATGGTTATTTTTGGTTTTTCATTACTGTGTGTATTTTTGATTTTAGCGGCGCTTTATGAAAGCTGGAGTTTACCGTTCAGCGTTTTATTGAGCACGCCTGTTGCCATATTTGGTGCCTTTGCAGCCTTGATGCTGGGACAGTACGCCAATAATGTTTATGCACAAATCGGCTTGGTCATGCTGATTGGTTTGGCGGCCAAAAACGCCATTTTGATTGTAGAATTTACCAAGATGGGTGTAGACCAGGGCAAGCCGTTGGTTGAAGCAACCTTGGCAGGAGCGCGTTTACGACTACGACCTATTTTAATGACCAGTTTGGCGTTTATTTTAGGCTGTGTACCTTTGGCTTTAGCCGATGGTGCCGGTGCTTTGGGACGACAAGTTATTGGTTACGTGGTCATTGGCGGTATGACAGCAGCCTCGTTTATTGCTATCTTTTTGATTCCCTTAAGTTTCTATACGGTTGAAAAGCTGTCGAATCGAGGCAAACCGGAAGCTGTAGCCGACAGCCAACAGGAGCACAAAAATGACCAGGAATAA
- a CDS encoding efflux transporter outer membrane subunit — protein MTRNKLLLLLLGISLTGCFKVGPDYKRPDIDTPSHWRNNETDALLNATNNQWWQQLGDPELNRLIKQAIQGNYDLKIAIANVEQYMGLYGSTRANLFPQITGSFKTQHPQPATSPQFRPDGDSYNLNGGMNWQIDIWGELRRANEAAMANLLSQEATRQGVMLTLVSQVAKTYINLRELDKQLEITKEIVAILKEGLRINTIRFQEGYTSELEVEQTDSEYQLQSAQIPLYEQRIALTENALNVLLGKNPGPIARGLTLDKLKLPAIPEGLPSDLLIRRPDIGRAEQQLIAANARIGVARAQYFPNISLTGSVGQISSQLGSLFAPGANFWTIGSAIVTPIFTAGKIAGQVQAAEAVQKAALANYKLTIITSFSEFENALVSLIKTKEQEGKQVDRVGANSRYFNLSRIRYQEGYVDYLNELDAIRQLVSAQIDLTTARASTFNSAIALYLAMGGGWIVAEEKSANIPKPKPAAYFP, from the coding sequence ATGACCAGGAATAAATTACTGTTGTTGTTACTTGGCATCTCACTAACCGGTTGTTTTAAAGTAGGGCCTGATTATAAACGTCCCGATATTGATACCCCCAGCCATTGGCGTAACAATGAAACCGATGCACTGCTTAATGCAACCAATAATCAATGGTGGCAACAGTTAGGCGACCCGGAACTGAATCGCCTGATAAAACAAGCGATTCAGGGCAATTATGATTTAAAAATAGCCATTGCCAATGTTGAACAATATATGGGTTTGTACGGCTCAACACGCGCCAATTTATTTCCACAGATTACCGGCTCGTTTAAAACCCAACATCCACAACCGGCTACCTCGCCACAATTTAGGCCGGACGGTGATTCTTATAATCTGAACGGAGGCATGAACTGGCAAATTGATATTTGGGGGGAATTAAGACGTGCCAACGAAGCGGCAATGGCAAACCTTCTCAGTCAGGAAGCAACGCGCCAAGGCGTAATGTTAACCCTGGTCAGTCAAGTTGCCAAAACTTACATTAATTTACGTGAACTCGACAAACAACTGGAAATAACCAAAGAAATCGTGGCAATTCTTAAAGAAGGCTTGCGCATTAACACCATACGTTTTCAAGAAGGCTACACCTCTGAACTGGAAGTTGAACAAACGGATTCTGAATATCAACTACAAAGTGCGCAAATCCCCCTATACGAGCAGCGCATCGCCTTAACTGAAAATGCCTTAAATGTTTTATTGGGAAAAAATCCAGGCCCCATTGCACGCGGCTTGACCCTGGATAAACTTAAACTTCCGGCGATACCGGAAGGCTTGCCTTCCGATCTGTTAATAAGACGACCTGATATTGGCCGGGCAGAGCAACAATTGATTGCTGCAAATGCGCGAATCGGCGTTGCCAGAGCACAATATTTTCCGAATATTTCCCTGACGGGTAGCGTAGGACAAATCAGCTCACAACTTGGTAGCCTTTTTGCACCCGGTGCCAATTTCTGGACAATAGGCTCGGCGATAGTCACGCCTATATTTACTGCGGGTAAAATTGCAGGACAAGTACAAGCCGCCGAAGCCGTTCAAAAAGCCGCGTTAGCTAATTACAAACTAACCATTATTACCAGCTTTAGCGAGTTTGAAAATGCACTGGTTAGTCTGATTAAAACGAAAGAACAAGAAGGTAAGCAAGTTGATCGAGTGGGTGCCAATAGTCGCTATTTCAATCTATCACGTATTCGTTATCAAGAAGGCTATGTTGATTACTTGAATGAACTGGATGCGATAAGACAATTAGTCAGTGCCCAGATTGATCTTACCACTGCGCGCGCATCGACTTTTAACTCTGCCATTGCTTTATACCTTGCCATGGGTGGCGGATGGATAGTTGCCGAGGAGAAGTCGGCCAATATACCCAAACCAAAACCGGCCGCCTATTTTCCCTAG
- a CDS encoding pyridoxamine 5'-phosphate oxidase family protein, translating to MSKFFHEGSRKLQNQFETQPMADRLAETIISHQISPEDKVFIEEQNMFFLATVDQEGRPNCSYKGGGVGLVKVIDEYTVAFPIYDGNGMYLSAGNVLVNPHVGLLFIDFQRQARLRLNGSAFIQENDPLLAHWPEAEIVLRVTLREMFPNCPRYIHKMVLVEESSFVPKKHCQTPAPDWKRLEMVADVLPARDAHLAGDLQDPAATINRN from the coding sequence ATGAGTAAATTTTTTCATGAAGGTAGTCGTAAATTACAAAATCAGTTTGAAACGCAGCCCATGGCTGATCGTCTGGCCGAGACCATTATTTCTCATCAGATCAGCCCCGAAGATAAGGTTTTCATCGAGGAACAAAACATGTTTTTTCTGGCGACGGTTGATCAGGAGGGACGGCCAAACTGTTCCTATAAAGGCGGTGGTGTCGGCCTCGTTAAAGTTATCGATGAATACACGGTGGCCTTTCCAATTTACGATGGCAACGGCATGTATCTATCCGCTGGCAATGTCTTGGTCAATCCACATGTTGGTTTATTGTTCATCGATTTTCAAAGACAGGCACGCCTGCGCTTAAACGGCAGTGCTTTTATACAGGAAAACGACCCGTTATTGGCTCACTGGCCTGAGGCAGAAATAGTCTTGCGGGTAACCTTGCGGGAAATGTTTCCTAATTGCCCCCGCTATATTCACAAAATGGTATTGGTTGAAGAGTCATCTTTTGTTCCCAAAAAACATTGTCAAACACCCGCACCAGACTGGAAGCGTCTGGAAATGGTTGCAGATGTCCTGCCAGCCCGCGATGCGCATTTAGCCGGAGATCTACAAGATCCGGCAGCGACGATAAATCGTAATTAG
- a CDS encoding TetR/AcrR family transcriptional regulator, which yields MPITIQEKILVAASELFYNQGVRATGVDAIVKVANTTKMSIYKYFPSKVDLVIAFLRKRDEDFRT from the coding sequence ATGCCTATAACTATTCAAGAAAAAATTTTGGTTGCTGCATCAGAACTTTTTTATAACCAAGGTGTTAGAGCCACAGGAGTTGATGCGATTGTCAAAGTTGCAAACACCACAAAAATGAGCATTTACAAGTACTTTCCTTCCAAGGTTGATCTGGTGATAGCTTTCCTGCGGAAACGAGATGAGGATTTTCGAACGTAG
- a CDS encoding zinc ribbon domain-containing protein YjdM codes for MSNLPKCPACDSEFTYEDGSQYICPECAHEWPKDGATEDNTDAKIIKDANGNVLQDGDTITVIKDLKIKGTSLVVKVGTKVKNIRLVDGDHDIDCKIDGIGAMKLKSEFVKKI; via the coding sequence ATGAGTAACCTCCCCAAATGCCCTGCCTGTGATTCAGAATTCACCTACGAAGATGGTAGCCAATATATCTGTCCTGAATGCGCACACGAATGGCCAAAAGACGGGGCAACTGAAGATAACACCGATGCCAAAATTATTAAGGATGCAAATGGCAACGTCCTGCAAGACGGCGATACCATCACCGTCATCAAAGACCTTAAAATCAAAGGTACATCACTGGTTGTCAAAGTCGGCACTAAAGTCAAAAATATCCGCCTGGTAGACGGTGATCATGATATTGACTGCAAAATTGATGGTATTGGTGCCATGAAACTTAAATCAGAGTTTGTTAAAAAAATCTAA
- a CDS encoding flagellar brake protein, translating into MKLMEDGTQFPDEQQYVIRNVKAIIQILTGLLNDNTMLNVSFNNANNVNDVCSTTVISLDEKNLSVHLDIGCDEAFNNRLIASQHVRFIKEDGIEIRWVSTKLSMTNLAGSNAIKIDLPKSMVRLQRREFYRIDTPIETPVLCHIPILDETNAEMSKILELPLVDISVGGVGMIAADPLDLAISIGTVFTGCKMDCPEIGMASLALQVQRIQPMPVKDGSTKYRIGFQYIAPSHGNERLIQLYTYQLERIAKVIK; encoded by the coding sequence ATGAAATTGATGGAAGACGGTACCCAGTTTCCGGATGAACAGCAGTACGTTATTCGCAATGTGAAAGCCATCATCCAAATATTGACCGGGTTATTGAATGACAATACCATGCTTAATGTGTCATTCAACAACGCCAATAACGTCAATGATGTCTGTTCAACTACAGTCATTTCTCTCGATGAGAAAAACCTTTCCGTGCATCTTGATATTGGCTGCGACGAAGCTTTTAACAACAGGTTAATAGCGAGTCAACATGTCAGGTTCATCAAAGAAGATGGCATCGAAATCAGATGGGTCAGTACAAAATTATCCATGACCAATCTGGCTGGCAGTAACGCAATCAAAATAGATTTACCTAAAAGTATGGTCCGTTTGCAGCGCCGCGAGTTTTATCGTATTGACACTCCGATTGAAACACCTGTGCTGTGCCATATACCTATATTAGATGAAACTAATGCGGAGATGAGTAAGATATTAGAACTTCCTCTTGTTGATATTAGCGTGGGTGGTGTTGGCATGATAGCCGCCGATCCATTAGATCTTGCAATATCAATAGGCACTGTATTTACTGGTTGCAAAATGGATTGTCCAGAGATAGGGATGGCTAGTCTCGCCCTGCAAGTACAACGTATCCAGCCAATGCCTGTTAAAGACGGCTCTACCAAATATCGTATTGGTTTTCAATATATTGCACCATCTCACGGCAACGAGCGGCTGATTCAGCTCTATACTTATCAACTGGAGCGAATAGCGAAGGTAATAAAGTAA
- the eutC gene encoding ethanolamine ammonia-lyase subunit EutC produces the protein MSKNNETGIALDPWHNLSQFTSARIALGRTGISLPTRACLDFQLAHALARDAVHIPLDFTRLEKQVNLLGYQTQILQSQAENQSMYLQRPDLGRLLNTLAMGCLLHTGKSHVDAVVVVADGLSSKAIARHAEPFLSLLLPQLHANAYRLAPVCLVKHGRVAIGDAIAEYYAARLSIILIGERPGLSSSDSMGIYYTYQAKLGISTDADRNCISNIHNNGLSYEQALKKLLFLINKSEKCQFSGVNLKDETTDTGLDDQQQVNFLLD, from the coding sequence ATGAGTAAAAATAATGAAACAGGGATTGCCCTTGATCCTTGGCACAACTTAAGCCAATTTACTTCCGCGCGTATTGCCTTGGGACGCACAGGTATAAGCCTGCCAACCCGCGCCTGTCTGGACTTTCAGTTAGCGCATGCTCTGGCCCGCGATGCCGTCCATATTCCATTAGATTTTACGCGCCTGGAAAAACAGGTAAACTTGCTGGGTTATCAAACGCAGATCTTGCAATCTCAGGCAGAAAACCAGTCCATGTACCTTCAACGCCCTGATCTTGGACGCTTGTTAAATACCTTGGCGATGGGCTGTTTACTGCATACCGGAAAAAGCCATGTGGATGCGGTTGTCGTGGTTGCCGACGGCTTATCGTCAAAAGCCATAGCCCGTCACGCAGAACCTTTCTTAAGTTTATTGCTACCACAACTGCATGCAAACGCCTACAGACTAGCACCCGTGTGTCTCGTTAAACACGGTCGGGTAGCCATCGGCGATGCCATCGCAGAATATTATGCCGCCAGATTGAGCATAATCTTGATTGGTGAACGCCCCGGTTTAAGCTCGTCTGACAGCATGGGTATTTACTACACCTATCAGGCCAAATTGGGTATAAGCACCGATGCCGACCGCAATTGTATTTCCAATATTCATAACAACGGATTAAGTTATGAGCAGGCGTTAAAGAAATTGCTGTTTTTAATCAATAAGTCTGAAAAATGTCAGTTTTCTGGTGTTAATTTAAAAGACGAAACAACGGACACGGGACTGGATGATCAGCAGCAGGTCAATTTTTTATTGGATTGA
- a CDS encoding ethanolamine ammonia-lyase subunit EutB, which produces MYKVHIANLTYDFKTLRNLMAKASPSRSGDYLAGVAADNNLERVAAQWVLADVPLKQFLNEALVPYEQDEVTRLIIDEHDSVAFALVSHLTVGDFRNWLLSEHATTHILSAIAPGLTPEMVAAVSKLMRIQDLILVAKKCRVITRFRGTIGLENRLSTRLQPNHPADNPAGVAASLLDGLLYGCGDAVIGINPASDNLEATLRLLHMLSDVIDRYQIPTQSCVLAHVTTTLKAIEHGAPVDLVFQSIAGTQKANDSFGINLTLLQEAHSAALELARGTLGDNCMYFETGQGSALSANAHEGLDQQTCEVRAYAIARKFKPLLVNTVVGFIGPEYLYNGKQIIRAGLEDHFCGKLMGLPMGCDVCYTNHAEADQDDMDMLLTAFAAAGGTFIMGIPGADDIMLNYQSTSFHDALYVRQVLGLRPAPEFEQWLQQHQIFNADHQLLQHADVPALFKSAVQKLK; this is translated from the coding sequence ATGTATAAAGTGCATATAGCAAATCTGACCTACGATTTTAAAACGTTGCGCAATTTAATGGCAAAGGCATCACCGTCTCGTTCGGGCGATTATTTAGCTGGGGTAGCGGCTGACAATAATCTTGAGCGGGTCGCTGCGCAATGGGTACTTGCTGATGTCCCGTTAAAACAGTTTCTTAATGAGGCGCTGGTGCCTTATGAACAAGATGAAGTGACTCGCCTGATCATTGACGAGCATGACAGTGTTGCATTTGCCCTTGTCAGTCATCTGACAGTCGGCGATTTTCGTAACTGGCTATTATCTGAGCACGCGACCACACATATTTTATCTGCCATCGCCCCAGGCTTGACACCGGAAATGGTGGCCGCTGTATCCAAGCTTATGCGAATCCAGGATTTGATTCTGGTTGCCAAAAAATGTCGAGTGATTACCCGCTTCCGAGGCACTATCGGCCTTGAAAACCGTTTGTCTACGCGTTTGCAACCCAATCATCCTGCCGATAATCCCGCCGGTGTTGCTGCCAGTCTTCTGGATGGTTTGTTGTATGGTTGCGGCGATGCAGTCATTGGCATTAATCCTGCTTCTGATAATCTTGAAGCAACCTTACGTTTGCTGCACATGCTGAGTGACGTGATTGATCGTTATCAAATTCCGACGCAATCCTGTGTGCTGGCCCATGTGACCACCACCTTAAAAGCCATCGAACACGGTGCGCCGGTTGATTTGGTTTTTCAATCCATAGCCGGAACGCAAAAAGCCAATGACAGCTTTGGCATTAATTTGACGTTATTACAAGAAGCCCATAGTGCTGCACTGGAACTGGCACGAGGAACGTTGGGCGATAATTGCATGTATTTTGAAACCGGACAGGGCAGTGCGCTGTCTGCCAATGCTCATGAAGGACTGGATCAACAAACCTGTGAAGTCAGGGCTTATGCCATCGCTCGCAAATTTAAACCACTATTGGTTAATACTGTGGTCGGTTTTATCGGACCGGAATATCTTTACAACGGCAAGCAGATTATCCGCGCCGGTCTGGAAGATCATTTCTGTGGCAAATTAATGGGTCTGCCGATGGGCTGTGATGTCTGCTATACAAACCATGCCGAAGCCGATCAGGATGATATGGACATGTTACTGACTGCTTTTGCCGCAGCCGGTGGTACTTTTATTATGGGTATTCCGGGGGCTGATGACATTATGCTTAATTATCAATCGACTTCATTTCATGATGCACTGTATGTGCGCCAAGTGTTGGGACTTAGACCTGCGCCCGAGTTTGAGCAATGGTTACAACAACATCAAATTTTCAATGCAGATCATCAGTTACTTCAACATGCGGATGTTCCCGCATTATTTAAATCGGCCGTGCAAAAACTTAAGTGA
- a CDS encoding MFS transporter: MSKTTSVTRIAFASFIGTAIEFYDFYIYGMAAALVIGPVFFPGGNPTTQALSAFLTFAIAFLTRPLGAMLFGHFGDRIGRKTTLVASLLVMGISTTLIGFLPGYDVIGAWAPVLLCLLRFGQGIGLGGEWGGAALLATENAPAGKRGWYGMFPQLGPPVGFLFATGSFLLLANFLSEQEFKDWGWRLPFIASSVLVMIGFYVRLALAETPVFTNVLQQHQRVALPVKEIVKHHLIPLALGALAMVVCYALFYISTVFSLSYGTTTLHIPRQQFLGMLSVAVLFMAAATPLSAWAGDRFGRRPVLLVAGSAAFLSGFALQPMLESGSPLIITAFLSLELFLMGATFAPMGALLPELFPPALRYTGAGTAYNLGGILGASFAPYIAQRLVTVGGLAWVGGYVSLAAIISLFAVYLMRETRDNHWV, translated from the coding sequence TTGTCCAAAACCACCTCCGTTACACGTATTGCTTTTGCCAGTTTTATTGGTACTGCCATTGAATTCTATGATTTTTATATCTATGGCATGGCAGCGGCATTGGTTATTGGGCCGGTATTTTTCCCCGGCGGTAATCCAACTACTCAAGCATTAAGTGCCTTTCTTACCTTTGCGATCGCTTTTCTTACCCGGCCTTTGGGTGCGATGTTGTTCGGGCATTTTGGCGACCGTATCGGCCGCAAAACAACGCTAGTCGCATCATTGCTGGTAATGGGTATCTCTACAACATTAATAGGCTTTTTACCTGGCTATGATGTGATTGGCGCATGGGCTCCCGTCTTGTTGTGTTTATTACGTTTTGGTCAGGGTATTGGTTTGGGCGGAGAATGGGGTGGTGCGGCGCTATTGGCTACCGAGAACGCACCCGCTGGCAAGCGTGGTTGGTACGGCATGTTTCCCCAATTAGGGCCGCCAGTTGGATTTCTTTTCGCAACCGGCAGTTTTTTGTTGCTTGCTAATTTCTTGAGTGAACAAGAGTTTAAAGACTGGGGCTGGCGATTACCGTTTATTGCCAGTTCGGTTTTGGTAATGATCGGTTTTTATGTCCGGCTGGCTTTGGCGGAAACGCCGGTATTTACCAACGTACTGCAGCAGCACCAACGGGTAGCTTTACCGGTTAAAGAAATAGTCAAGCATCATCTTATCCCCTTGGCGTTGGGAGCATTGGCGATGGTAGTTTGCTATGCCTTGTTTTATATTTCAACGGTGTTTTCTTTAAGTTATGGCACCACTACCTTACATATCCCACGTCAGCAATTTCTGGGTATGTTAAGTGTGGCGGTATTGTTTATGGCAGCCGCCACGCCCTTATCGGCATGGGCTGGTGATCGTTTCGGACGCCGTCCTGTTTTGCTGGTCGCCGGTAGCGCTGCATTTCTGTCCGGTTTTGCTTTACAACCCATGTTGGAAAGCGGCTCTCCATTGATAATTACCGCTTTTTTGTCATTGGAGTTGTTTTTAATGGGAGCCACCTTCGCGCCCATGGGAGCTTTATTGCCGGAACTATTCCCGCCTGCTTTACGCTATACCGGTGCCGGAACTGCCTATAATCTGGGTGGCATACTGGGTGCTTCGTTTGCGCCTTATATTGCGCAACGCCTGGTTACCGTAGGCGGTTTAGCCTGGGTTGGTGGCTATGTTTCGCTGGCGGCTATTATCAGTCTTTTTGCCGTATATCTGATGCGTGAAACCCGTGATAATCATTGGGTGTAA